A part of Aegilops tauschii subsp. strangulata cultivar AL8/78 chromosome 2, Aet v6.0, whole genome shotgun sequence genomic DNA contains:
- the LOC109744277 gene encoding 70 kDa peptidyl-prolyl isomerase: MAAVEDEALRALEEEDDAMMNEPDGEPMDGLDVDEEEEADSPATMKVGEEKEIGKQGLKKKLVKEGEGWERPETGDEVEVHYTGTLLDGTKFDSSRDRGTPFKFKLGQGQVIKGWDQGIKTMKKGENAVLTIPPDLAYGEAGSPPTIPPNATLQFDVELLSWASVKDICKDGGIFKKVLVEGQKWENPKDLDEVTVKYEARLEDGSVVSKSEGIEFAVKDGYFCPALSKAVKTMKKGEKVLLTVKPQYGFGEQGRPASEVEAAVPPNSTLHIDLELVSWKTITLIGDDKRILKKVLKEGEGYERPNDGAVVRVRLIGKLDDGTVFTKKGHEGDEPFEFKTDEEQVIEGLDTTVLTMKKGEVASARIPPEHAFGSTETKLDIAMVPPNSTVFYEVDLVSFEKEKESWDLKSNAENIEAAAKKKDEGNAWFKMGKYAKASKRYEKAAKYIEYDSSFSEDEKKQSKAVKISIKLNNAACKLKLKDYKEAEKLCAKVLELESTNVKALYRRAQAYTELVDLELAELDIKKALEIDPDNREVKVAYKALKDKLREYNKRDAKFYGNMFAKWRKTENAAGKQNAQPMAIDSTA; encoded by the exons ATGGCCGCCGTGGAGGATGAGGCGCTGAGGGCGCTGGAAGAGGAGGACGACGCCATGATGAACGAGCCGGACGGCGAGCCCATGGACGGCCTCGAcgtcgacgaggaggaggaggccgactcCCCGGCGACGATGAAGGTCGGCGAGGAGAAGGAGATCGGGAAGCAGGGGCTGAAGAAGAAGCTCGTCAAGGAGGGCGAGGGCTGGGAACGGCCCGAGACCGGCGACGAGGTCGAAG TGCACTACACGGGCACTCTCCTCGACGGGACCAAGTTCGATTCGAGCCGAGACCGCGGGACTCCCTTCAAGTTCAAGCTCGGGCAGGGGCAGGTGATCAAGGGATGGGACCAGGGCATCAAGACCATGAAGAAGGGCGAGAACGCCGTCCTCACCATCCCGCCGGACCTCGCGTACGGCGAGGCGGGCTCCCCGCCCACGATCCCGCCCAACGCCACGCTCCAGTTCGACGTCGAGCTCCTCTCGTGGGCCAGCGTCAAGGACATCTGCAAGGACGGCGGCATCTTCAAGAAGGTCCTGGTCGAGGGTCAGAAATGGGAGAATCCCAAGGATCTCGACGAAGTTACTG TCAAGTACGAGGCGAGACTTGAGGATGGATCCGTCGTGTCCAAGTCAGAGGGTATTGAATTCGCAGTGAAGGATG GTTACTTCTGCCCTGCACTTTCCAAAGCCGTGAAGACCATGAAGAAGGGCGAGAAGGTCCTCCTGACCGTCAAGCCACAAT ATGGTTTCGGCGAGCAAGGAAGGCCGGCTTCTGAGGTTGAAGCCGCGGTGCCCCCGAATTCCACATTGCACATCGATCTTGAGCTAGTCTCCTGGAAGACGATCACCCTCATCGGTGACGACAAGAGGATCTTGAAGAAGGTGCTCAAGGAAGGAGAAGGCTACGAGCGCCCCAACGACGGGGCAGTTGTCAGAG TGAGACTGATCGGCAAGTTGGACGACGGCACTGTGTTCACGAAGAAAGGACATGAAGGCGACGAACCATTCGAGTTCAAGACGGATGAGGAGCAGGTCATCGAAGGGCTGGACACGACGGTGCTCACCATGAAGAAAGGAGAGGTCGCGTCAGCTAGAATACCACCTGAACATGCGTTCGGTTCCACTGAGACGAAGCTTGATATTGCTATGGTTCCTCCCAACTCCACCGTCTTTTATGAAGTGGACCTCGTTTCCTTCGAGAAG GAGAAAGAATCTTGGGACTTGAAGAGTAATGCTGAGAACATCGAAGCAGCTGCTAAAAAGAAAGATGAAGGAAATGCGTGGTTTAAGATGGGCAAGTACGCCAAGGCTTCCAAGAGATATGAGAAG GCTGCAAAGTACATTGAGTATGACAGCTCCTTCAGCGAGGACGAGAAGAAGCAATCCAAGGCAGTGAAGATCAGCATCAAGCTCAACAACGCAGCGTGCAAACTGAAACTCAAGGATTACAAGGAAGCAGAGAAACTCTGCGCCAAG GTTTTGGAGCTGGAGAGCACAAACGTCAAGGCTCTGTACCGGAGGGCGCAGGCGTACACCGAGCTCGTGGATCTGGAGCTGGCAGAACTAGATATCAAGAAGGCTCTGGAGATCGACCCAGACAACAG GGAGGTGAAGGTTGCGTACAAGGCGTTGAAGGACAAGCTGAGGGAGTACAACAAGAGGGACGCCAAGTTCTACGGCAACATGTTCGCCAAATGGAGGAAGACGGAGAACGCCGCCGGGAAGCAGAACGCGCAGCCTATGGCCATCGACAGCACCGCGTGA